One region of Halohasta litchfieldiae genomic DNA includes:
- a CDS encoding DUF7123 family protein translates to MTSYTDEEQRIVAYLRDSVSRGERYFRAKTIAEAIGLSSKQVGVRLPRLAEKSDDVQIEKWSRAKSTTWRVTPE, encoded by the coding sequence ATGACTAGCTACACCGACGAGGAACAACGGATCGTCGCCTATCTCCGCGACAGCGTCTCCCGAGGCGAGCGATATTTCCGGGCCAAGACCATCGCCGAGGCCATCGGGCTCTCCTCGAAACAGGTCGGTGTACGGCTTCCGCGGCTGGCCGAAAAATCCGACGACGTTCAGATCGAGAAATGGAGTCGTGCCAAATCGACGACGTGGCGCGTCACCCCCGAGTAA
- a CDS encoding CoxG family protein produces MTVRVSRSFEFDVPGERVWEFIADPEKRAGAISVVDSYELRGENRAIWQVKLPIPLINSTITVKTEDVLREPPHRVKFSGRSKGMNVTGEHTITDTDTGCRLTNEFVVDGKLPGVEKFFKRNLDTEIDNLEDALRADIAADN; encoded by the coding sequence ATGACAGTCCGTGTCTCACGGAGCTTCGAGTTCGATGTGCCCGGCGAGCGAGTCTGGGAGTTTATCGCCGATCCCGAAAAACGAGCCGGCGCGATCAGCGTCGTCGACTCCTATGAACTCCGCGGGGAGAACCGAGCGATCTGGCAGGTCAAACTGCCGATTCCACTGATCAACTCCACGATCACGGTAAAAACCGAAGACGTGCTTCGAGAGCCACCCCACCGCGTCAAGTTCTCCGGGCGCTCGAAAGGGATGAATGTGACCGGCGAACACACGATCACCGACACCGACACCGGCTGTCGACTCACAAACGAGTTCGTCGTCGACGGGAAGCTCCCGGGCGTCGAGAAGTTCTTCAAACGAAACCTCGATACGGAAATTGACAACCTCGAAGACGCCCTGCGGGCCGATATCGCTGCCGACAACTGA
- a CDS encoding nitrilase-related carbon-nitrogen hydrolase produces MKLALAQLQIEPGAVEANLSRAAEAVAAAAADGADLVVLPEQFVVGFFAFDDYPTHAAGLNEPIFDRLAELAVENSVGLVAGTTVEDLAASAEAGYDVPADSGYANTAVFFDRDGDQRGVYRKHHLFGYESAESELLVPGERLDIVDFEGLKVGITTCYDLRFPELYRRLVDRGVELIVVPSAWPYPRVEHWKTLGRARAIENLCYVATTNGSGTFPEADSTLCGRSTVYDPWGTTMASVGDEPTRLAVEVDPQRVQEIRERFPALGDRRD; encoded by the coding sequence ATGAAACTCGCCCTCGCACAGCTACAGATCGAACCCGGCGCGGTCGAAGCAAATCTCTCGCGGGCCGCCGAGGCCGTCGCGGCTGCCGCCGCCGATGGCGCGGATCTGGTCGTCCTCCCCGAACAGTTCGTGGTCGGTTTTTTCGCGTTTGACGACTACCCAACCCACGCTGCAGGGCTCAATGAACCGATTTTCGACCGACTCGCCGAACTGGCCGTCGAGAATAGCGTGGGACTGGTCGCCGGAACGACGGTCGAAGATCTTGCGGCCAGTGCCGAAGCAGGCTACGACGTGCCAGCCGACAGTGGATATGCGAACACGGCCGTCTTTTTCGACCGCGACGGCGACCAGCGCGGCGTCTACCGGAAACACCACCTGTTCGGCTACGAGTCGGCCGAATCGGAGCTGTTGGTGCCCGGCGAGCGTCTCGATATTGTCGACTTCGAGGGACTGAAAGTAGGAATAACGACCTGCTACGATCTGCGGTTTCCCGAACTGTATCGGCGGCTGGTCGACCGCGGGGTAGAATTGATCGTCGTGCCGAGCGCGTGGCCCTACCCGCGGGTCGAACACTGGAAAACGCTCGGGCGGGCCCGAGCCATCGAGAACCTCTGTTATGTGGCGACTACTAACGGGTCCGGAACGTTCCCGGAGGCCGATTCGACGCTCTGTGGCCGGTCGACGGTCTACGATCCATGGGGGACGACGATGGCCAGCGTGGGCGATGAGCCGACACGCCTCGCAGTCGAAGTCGACCCCCAGCGAGTCCAAGAGATTCGGGAGCGGTTTCCCGCCCTCGGTGACCGCCGGGACTGA